Proteins from a single region of Undibacterium sp. KW1:
- a CDS encoding efflux RND transporter periplasmic adaptor subunit — protein sequence MSKFKTLIIVAALAAASGAAYTYYKSSDKAAGEGATAKAGGSGPAGAGAAQNRPVTVSTIIAQKRDYDVRITANGVVTALNTVDIRPQVSSTIAKVHIKEGQFVKAGDVLFTLDSRVDEVNLAKAQAQLDKDLASLADYQRQLARNKDLVSKKFVAQSVADTSQTQVDAQQAVIASDKAAVNAARVALSYNRIVAPSAGRTGIISVFPGSLVQPATATPLVSITQMDPVAIAFPLPQRNLPDALESLRRSDSYVMANLPDTTVKFKGKLQFVDNAVDAASGTIKVKAVFDNKELKLWPGAYANLELSVQTLKDVVVVPQDAVIVGPRGSSVYIVDAEGKAIMKPVVVTNSFGNDAVVTGLEAGSKVVLDGKQNLRPGASVKERNGDSKEGKGDKADKGAKGAGKAESSASASVSASSSASSATAAPAASTAPAASAASAS from the coding sequence GTGGCCCTGCCGGCGCCGGTGCCGCGCAAAACCGTCCAGTCACTGTCTCCACCATCATTGCACAAAAGCGTGACTATGATGTCAGGATTACTGCCAATGGCGTGGTCACCGCATTGAACACTGTTGATATCCGCCCGCAAGTCAGCAGCACTATCGCCAAGGTACATATCAAGGAAGGGCAGTTCGTCAAAGCCGGTGATGTCTTGTTCACTCTGGATAGCCGTGTCGATGAAGTCAACCTGGCAAAAGCCCAGGCGCAACTCGACAAAGACCTGGCGTCGCTGGCTGACTATCAGCGCCAACTCGCGCGCAACAAGGATCTGGTCAGCAAGAAATTTGTTGCCCAAAGTGTTGCCGACACCAGCCAGACCCAGGTCGATGCCCAACAAGCCGTGATTGCTTCTGACAAGGCTGCAGTGAATGCCGCCCGCGTTGCGCTCAGCTATAACCGCATAGTGGCACCTTCGGCTGGCCGGACTGGCATCATCAGCGTGTTCCCCGGTTCCCTGGTGCAACCTGCGACTGCAACACCGCTGGTCAGCATTACCCAGATGGACCCGGTGGCGATTGCTTTCCCGCTGCCACAACGCAATCTGCCAGATGCGCTTGAAAGCCTGAGGCGCAGCGACAGTTATGTCATGGCCAATTTGCCGGACACGACGGTCAAATTCAAGGGTAAATTACAGTTCGTCGATAATGCCGTGGATGCCGCATCCGGCACGATCAAGGTCAAGGCAGTGTTTGACAACAAGGAACTGAAACTCTGGCCTGGTGCCTATGCCAATCTCGAGCTCAGCGTACAGACTCTCAAAGATGTCGTCGTGGTGCCGCAGGATGCTGTCATCGTAGGCCCCCGTGGCAGTTCCGTCTATATCGTTGATGCCGAAGGTAAGGCCATCATGAAGCCTGTGGTCGTGACCAACAGTTTCGGTAATGATGCTGTTGTTACTGGCCTAGAGGCCGGTTCCAAAGTCGTATTGGATGGCAAACAAAACCTGCGTCCCGGCGCCAGCGTCAAGGAACGTAATGGCGATAGCAAAGAAGGCAAGGGTGACAAAGCAGACAAGGGTGCCAAGGGTGCAGGCAAGGCTGAGTCTTCTGCCAGTGCTTCCGTTAGTGCTTCTTCCAGCGCTTCATCTGCAACGGCTGCGCCTGCTGCATCCACAGCACCAGCAGCCTCAGCCGCGAGCGCATCATGA